A window of the Mesorhizobium opportunistum WSM2075 genome harbors these coding sequences:
- the rsmH gene encoding 16S rRNA (cytosine(1402)-N(4))-methyltransferase RsmH, which translates to MTAGHGDDIHAVGGPARHIPVLLGEVLEALAPAEGDIIIDGTFGAGGYTKAILATGASVVAIDRDPDAIAAGRDLEAQSGGRLRLVQAPFSTLDEHAESVDGVVLDIGVSSMQLDQAERGFSFRNDGPLDMRMAQAGLSAADVVNSFKPGDLARIFGFLGEERHAGRIARMIEARREKRPFERTLELADAIETHIGRAPKDKIHPATRVFQALRIFVNDELGELAKALFAAERALKPGGRLVVVTFHSLEDRIVKRFIADRADTASGSRHLPEAQARSATFRKDGGGVTPGDAEIAANPRARSARLRAAIRTEAPARPGDFSIFGLPKLPGVDRPGER; encoded by the coding sequence ATGACGGCGGGCCACGGCGATGACATCCACGCCGTTGGCGGACCGGCCCGCCACATTCCGGTCCTCCTTGGCGAAGTGCTCGAGGCACTGGCGCCGGCGGAAGGCGACATCATCATCGACGGCACGTTCGGCGCCGGCGGCTACACCAAAGCCATCCTGGCTACGGGGGCCTCGGTGGTGGCCATCGATCGCGACCCGGACGCGATCGCCGCCGGACGCGATCTCGAGGCGCAATCGGGCGGCAGGCTGAGGCTGGTGCAGGCGCCGTTCTCGACCCTGGACGAGCATGCCGAAAGCGTTGATGGCGTCGTGCTCGACATCGGCGTGTCCTCCATGCAGCTCGACCAGGCGGAGCGCGGCTTCTCGTTCCGCAATGACGGGCCGCTCGACATGCGCATGGCGCAGGCGGGCCTCAGCGCCGCCGATGTCGTCAACAGCTTCAAGCCGGGCGACCTTGCCCGCATCTTCGGCTTTCTCGGCGAGGAGCGTCACGCCGGGCGTATCGCCCGCATGATCGAGGCGCGCCGCGAAAAGCGGCCATTCGAACGCACGCTGGAACTCGCCGACGCCATCGAGACGCATATCGGGCGCGCGCCGAAGGACAAGATCCATCCGGCCACCCGCGTCTTCCAGGCGCTGCGCATCTTCGTCAATGACGAGCTTGGCGAGCTGGCCAAGGCCCTGTTCGCCGCCGAACGCGCGCTGAAGCCGGGCGGACGCCTCGTCGTGGTGACGTTCCATTCGCTGGAAGACCGTATCGTCAAGCGCTTCATAGCCGACCGCGCCGATACCGCGAGCGGTTCGCGCCACTTGCCCGAGGCGCAGGCGCGCAGCGCCACCTTCCGCAAGGATGGCGGCGGCGTGACGCCTGGTGACGCGGAGATCGCGGCCAATCCGCGCGCCCGCTCGGCGAGGCTGCGCGCCGCGATCCGCACCGAGGCGCCGGCGCGCCCCGGCGATTTTTCGATTTTCGGCCTTCCAAAGCTTCCCGGTGTCGATCGTCCGGGGGAGAGGTAA
- the ftsL gene encoding cell division protein FtsL, translating to MFRTSDIVLIAVMVSAAALTYKIKREAEDQLAAVQKIHTQIRYEEETIDLLKADWSLLTQPSRLQKLAELYKAQLALEPVSARQIVGLSDLPAKALDIQDILNGRQGGMADNSDKAPPGDKDPVVTGGIAQ from the coding sequence GTGTTCCGTACCAGCGACATTGTCCTGATCGCCGTCATGGTTTCGGCGGCGGCCCTGACCTACAAGATCAAGCGCGAGGCCGAGGACCAACTGGCGGCGGTGCAGAAAATCCATACCCAGATACGCTACGAGGAGGAGACGATCGACCTGCTCAAGGCCGACTGGAGCCTGCTCACCCAGCCGTCGCGGCTGCAGAAGCTCGCCGAACTCTACAAGGCGCAGCTCGCGCTCGAGCCGGTCAGCGCGCGCCAGATCGTGGGCCTGAGCGACTTGCCGGCCAAGGCCCTGGACATCCAGGACATACTGAACGGCCGCCAGGGCGGCATGGCCGACAATTCCGACAAGGCGCCCCCTGGCGACAAGGATCCCGTCGTGACCGGAGGCATCGCCCAATGA
- a CDS encoding peptidoglycan D,D-transpeptidase FtsI family protein, translated as MIGKLLKRRARTVEDGSIVVDGARKATGGKGKARIVMTMAVFFGIFSVISGRLVYLGFQTPDLSGGPQSRVTASRPDIVDRNGEVLATDIKTASLFAEPRRIVDADEAIEKLSTVLPEIDYEQTYHKLKSGAGFVWLQRQLTPKQQADIMQLGIPGFGFRTEKRRFYPSGETSSYIVGLTNIDNQGISGMEKYIDEQGLSDLQASGLAVAKDLKPVKLSIDLRIQHVVRDEIAAGLERYRALGAGAVVLNVKTGEVVAMASVPDFDPNNPYNAQEKDRLNRMSAGLYEMGSTFKSFTSAMALDSGKATMASRFDASHPIRVGHQAIHDFHGKNRVLSLPEVFLYSSNIGSAREAELVGIAGHREFLHRLGILDKMQTELPEVARPTEPKVWKQVNSFTIAFGHGVSTTPLQAAVGCAALMNGGYLMEPTFLVRSEQEAMATAKKVVSDKTVEGMRYLYTLNAEKGSARNARVPGYRVGGKTGTAEKVINGRYSKDLNFNTFVAAFPMDDPQYLVFTIADAPHPEKPGMTDVAAANAGVIAGNIIRRSAAMLGVKPDFSHENGATLVSYQ; from the coding sequence ATGATCGGCAAACTGCTGAAGCGCCGGGCCAGGACGGTTGAGGACGGGTCCATCGTCGTCGATGGCGCCCGCAAGGCGACCGGCGGCAAGGGCAAGGCGCGTATTGTGATGACGATGGCGGTGTTCTTCGGCATCTTCTCGGTCATTTCGGGGCGGCTGGTCTATCTCGGCTTCCAGACGCCCGACCTGTCGGGCGGCCCGCAGAGCCGGGTCACCGCCTCGCGGCCCGACATTGTCGACCGCAATGGCGAAGTGCTGGCGACCGACATCAAGACGGCGTCGCTGTTCGCAGAGCCGCGCCGCATCGTCGATGCCGACGAGGCGATCGAGAAGCTGTCGACCGTGCTGCCCGAGATCGACTATGAGCAGACCTACCACAAGCTCAAGAGCGGCGCCGGCTTCGTCTGGCTGCAGCGCCAGCTGACGCCCAAGCAGCAGGCCGACATCATGCAGCTCGGCATTCCCGGCTTCGGCTTCCGCACGGAGAAGCGCCGCTTTTATCCGAGCGGCGAAACCTCGTCCTACATTGTCGGCCTGACCAACATCGACAACCAGGGCATCTCCGGCATGGAGAAATATATCGACGAGCAGGGCCTGAGCGACCTGCAGGCGTCGGGCTTGGCGGTGGCCAAGGATCTCAAGCCGGTCAAGCTTTCGATCGATCTGCGCATCCAGCATGTGGTGCGCGACGAGATCGCCGCTGGCCTGGAACGCTATCGCGCCCTGGGCGCCGGCGCCGTCGTGCTCAACGTCAAGACCGGCGAAGTGGTGGCCATGGCTTCGGTGCCGGATTTCGATCCGAATAATCCCTACAATGCACAGGAAAAGGACCGGCTGAACCGGATGTCGGCGGGCCTCTATGAAATGGGCTCGACCTTCAAGAGCTTCACCTCGGCCATGGCGCTCGATTCCGGCAAGGCGACGATGGCGAGCCGCTTCGACGCTTCGCATCCAATCCGGGTCGGGCATCAGGCCATTCACGATTTCCACGGCAAGAACCGTGTGCTGTCGTTGCCGGAGGTGTTCCTCTATTCGTCCAACATCGGGTCGGCCCGAGAGGCCGAACTGGTCGGTATCGCGGGGCACCGGGAATTCCTGCATCGTCTTGGCATCCTGGACAAGATGCAGACCGAACTGCCGGAAGTCGCCCGCCCGACGGAACCGAAGGTCTGGAAACAGGTCAATTCGTTCACCATCGCCTTTGGCCATGGCGTGTCGACGACACCGCTGCAAGCGGCTGTCGGCTGCGCGGCGCTGATGAATGGTGGCTACTTGATGGAACCGACGTTCCTGGTCCGCAGCGAGCAGGAAGCGATGGCGACGGCCAAGAAAGTGGTTAGCGACAAAACCGTCGAAGGCATGCGCTACCTCTATACGCTCAACGCCGAGAAGGGCTCGGCCAGAAACGCCAGGGTCCCCGGCTACCGGGTCGGCGGCAAGACCGGAACGGCCGAGAAGGTGATCAACGGCCGCTATTCTAAGGATTTGAATTTCAACACCTTCGTCGCCGCCTTCCCGATGGACGATCCGCAATACCTGGTGTTTACGATTGCCGACGCCCCGCACCCCGAAAAGCCCGGGATGACCGACGTCGCGGCCGCGAATGCTGGGGTTATAGCCGGCAATATCATCAGGCGTTCAGCGGCCATGCTTGGCGTGAAGCCAGATTTCAGCCATGAAAATGGTGCAACGCTGGTGTCCTATCAGTGA
- a CDS encoding UDP-N-acetylmuramoyl-L-alanyl-D-glutamate--2,6-diaminopimelate ligase has translation MKLRDLDGILPVEGTASADLEVTGISSDSRQVKPGVIFFALAGSKADGSAYAADAARRGAVAIVTAKGSTVGGHPIPVLAVDDPRLALALGAARFFGNQPQTMVAVTGTSGKTSVAAFTRQIWEQAGYAAASIGTTGVVAPGRNEYGSLTTPDPVALHQLLKELADAGVTHASMEASSHGLDQRRLDGVKLAAGGFTNLGRDHMDYHPTVEDYHRAKLRLFDTLLPKGAPAVIFADDPWSAPTIQAARAAGLEVLTVGRHGDFLRLKRVEHERHRQRAEVEANGVLYEIDLPLAGDFQISNALVSAGLAISTGIPTAKALMSLEKLKGAPGRLDLVGTTANGAPVYVDYAHKPDALENVLTSVRPFTTGRVMVVFGCGGDRDRGKRPIMGEIATRLADVVIVTDDNPRSEVPETIRAAIMAAAPGAIEIGDRRKAIHDAVAMLDAGDTLIVAGKGHEEGQTIGSETLHFSDHEEVRAALRERAA, from the coding sequence ATGAAGCTCAGAGATCTAGACGGTATCCTGCCAGTCGAAGGAACAGCTTCCGCCGATCTGGAGGTTACCGGCATCTCGTCGGATTCCCGGCAGGTTAAACCCGGCGTCATCTTCTTCGCGCTTGCGGGAAGCAAAGCCGACGGCTCGGCCTATGCCGCCGATGCCGCCAGGCGCGGTGCCGTGGCGATCGTAACAGCCAAGGGCAGCACCGTTGGCGGGCATCCGATTCCAGTGCTGGCGGTCGACGATCCGCGCCTGGCGCTGGCGCTGGGAGCCGCCCGCTTTTTCGGCAACCAGCCGCAAACCATGGTCGCGGTGACAGGCACCAGCGGCAAGACGTCGGTCGCCGCCTTCACGAGGCAGATCTGGGAGCAGGCGGGCTACGCCGCCGCCTCGATCGGCACCACCGGCGTGGTGGCGCCGGGCCGCAACGAATATGGTTCTCTGACGACGCCCGATCCGGTCGCCCTGCACCAGTTGCTCAAGGAATTGGCCGACGCCGGCGTTACCCACGCCTCGATGGAGGCTTCCAGCCACGGGCTCGACCAGCGCCGCCTCGACGGCGTCAAGCTCGCGGCCGGCGGCTTCACCAATCTTGGCCGCGACCACATGGATTACCATCCAACGGTCGAGGATTATCACCGCGCCAAACTGCGCCTGTTCGACACGCTGCTGCCGAAGGGCGCGCCGGCGGTCATCTTTGCCGACGATCCGTGGTCGGCGCCGACAATCCAGGCCGCGCGGGCCGCCGGGCTCGAGGTGCTGACCGTCGGCCGCCATGGCGATTTCCTTAGGCTGAAACGGGTCGAGCATGAGCGTCATCGCCAGCGCGCCGAGGTCGAGGCCAACGGTGTGCTTTATGAAATCGACCTGCCGCTGGCCGGCGATTTCCAGATTTCGAACGCGCTTGTGTCCGCGGGGCTTGCCATTTCCACGGGAATACCAACTGCCAAGGCTTTGATGTCGTTGGAGAAATTGAAGGGCGCGCCGGGCCGGCTCGACCTCGTCGGGACCACCGCCAATGGCGCGCCCGTTTATGTCGATTATGCCCACAAGCCCGATGCGCTGGAAAACGTGCTGACCTCGGTGCGGCCGTTCACCACGGGCCGCGTCATGGTCGTGTTCGGCTGCGGCGGCGACCGCGACCGGGGAAAAAGGCCGATCATGGGCGAGATCGCGACCCGGCTCGCCGATGTCGTCATCGTCACCGACGACAATCCGCGTTCGGAAGTGCCCGAGACGATCCGCGCCGCCATCATGGCTGCGGCGCCTGGAGCCATCGAGATCGGCGACCGGCGCAAGGCGATCCACGATGCGGTCGCGATGCTTGATGCCGGCGACACGCTGATCGTGGCCGGCAAGGGTCATGAGGAGGGCCAGACGATCGGCTCCGAGACGCTGCATTTCTCCGATCATGAGGAAGTCCGCGCCGCGCTGCGGGAGCGTGCTGCATGA
- a CDS encoding UDP-N-acetylmuramoylalanyl-D-glutamyl-2,6-diaminopimelate--D-alanyl-D-alanine ligase → MNLLWTSEALVTAMDGRPLGPMPEGISGISIDSRSLQPGDAFFAIKGEAMDGHDFATAAIKAGAGVLVVAEGKLPSLGRLTAPIVVVEDVLVALEKLGVAARARSQAKIIAVTGSAGKTTTKEALRHVLSAVGKVHASAQSFNNHWGVPLTLARMPVDCDYAVFEIGMNHPDEIRPLVKMVRPHVAIVTMIAAAHLGFFRNLDEIAKAKAEIFEGIEPDGAAILNRDDARFKLLDKMAHAAGVEHVYGFGENARSTFKLTKCELHADHSDIAARIGGHDMIARIGAPGRHMVQNVLAVLGAAHLVSADLDKVVLALADLSAERGRGKRHVLRHPGGPITLIDESYNANPASMAAAMALLNTTPVAGEGRRIAVLGDMLELGDHSAKLHAALADLIVGTGTQTVFLGGPEMKALAEALPAEIQTEYRAGAAELKPVLLAALKPGDVVMIKSSKGIGFAKLVDALLGKFPAESTTSKQT, encoded by the coding sequence ATGAACCTCTTGTGGACTTCCGAAGCGCTGGTTACCGCCATGGACGGGCGGCCGCTCGGTCCGATGCCGGAAGGCATATCGGGCATTTCGATCGACAGCCGCAGCCTGCAGCCCGGCGATGCCTTCTTCGCCATCAAGGGCGAGGCAATGGACGGGCACGACTTCGCCACCGCTGCGATCAAGGCCGGCGCCGGCGTATTGGTGGTGGCGGAAGGCAAGCTGCCGTCGCTCGGCCGGCTGACGGCGCCGATTGTCGTCGTCGAGGACGTGCTGGTCGCATTGGAAAAGCTCGGTGTTGCCGCACGAGCCCGTTCGCAGGCAAAAATCATCGCGGTGACCGGGTCGGCCGGCAAGACCACCACCAAGGAGGCGCTGCGCCACGTGCTGTCGGCGGTGGGCAAGGTGCATGCCTCGGCGCAGTCCTTCAACAACCATTGGGGCGTGCCGCTGACCTTGGCGCGCATGCCCGTGGATTGCGATTACGCCGTGTTCGAGATCGGCATGAACCATCCCGACGAGATCCGGCCGCTGGTCAAAATGGTGCGGCCGCATGTCGCCATCGTCACCATGATCGCGGCGGCGCATCTCGGCTTCTTCCGCAACCTCGACGAGATCGCCAAGGCCAAGGCCGAGATTTTCGAAGGCATCGAACCGGATGGCGCCGCCATCCTCAACCGCGACGACGCGCGCTTCAAGCTTCTGGACAAGATGGCGCATGCCGCTGGTGTCGAGCATGTCTACGGTTTCGGCGAGAATGCGCGCTCGACCTTCAAGCTCACCAAGTGCGAACTCCACGCCGACCATTCCGACATCGCCGCCAGGATCGGCGGTCATGATATGATCGCCCGTATCGGCGCGCCCGGCCGTCATATGGTGCAGAACGTGCTGGCCGTGCTGGGCGCGGCGCATCTGGTCAGCGCTGACCTCGACAAAGTGGTGCTGGCGCTGGCCGATCTCTCCGCCGAGCGCGGGCGCGGCAAGCGCCACGTGCTGCGCCATCCCGGTGGCCCGATCACGCTGATCGACGAGAGCTACAATGCCAATCCGGCATCGATGGCCGCCGCGATGGCGTTGCTCAACACGACGCCGGTGGCGGGCGAGGGTCGTCGCATTGCCGTGCTCGGCGACATGCTGGAGCTCGGTGACCATTCGGCCAAGCTGCATGCCGCACTTGCCGACCTCATCGTCGGTACCGGCACGCAGACCGTCTTTCTCGGTGGCCCGGAAATGAAAGCGCTGGCGGAAGCGCTTCCGGCCGAGATCCAGACGGAATACCGCGCCGGCGCCGCGGAGCTGAAGCCGGTGCTGCTTGCCGCGCTTAAGCCAGGCGACGTGGTGATGATCAAATCGTCGAAGGGCATCGGTTTCGCAAAACTGGTCGATGCGCTGCTGGGCAAATTCCCGGCGGAATCCACAACCAGCAAACAGACCTAG
- the mraY gene encoding phospho-N-acetylmuramoyl-pentapeptide-transferase has product MFTLLVDFADKISVFNVFRYITFRTGGALITSALIVFIFGPTIINSLRLRQGKGQPIRADGPQTHFKKAGTPTMGGLMILSGIIGSSLLWANLSSIYVWVVLLVTLGFGSIGFYDDYLKVTKQSHLGFSGKARLALEFVIAGIAAWAIMHNGQAPFSSSLTFPFAKEFIINLGWFFIPFSCFVIVGAGNAVNLTDGLDGLAIVPIMIAAASFGVIAYLSGNAVFAEYLQIHFVPGTGELAVVLGAVIGAGLGFLWFNAPPAAIFMGDTGSLAMGGLIGTVAVATKHEIVLVIVGGLFVVEILSVIIQVGYFKMTGKRVFLMAPIHHHFEKLGWTESQVVIRFWIIAVILALVGLSTLKLR; this is encoded by the coding sequence ATGTTCACACTGCTCGTCGATTTTGCGGACAAGATCTCGGTCTTCAATGTCTTCCGTTACATCACCTTCCGTACCGGCGGCGCGCTGATCACATCGGCGCTGATCGTCTTCATCTTCGGGCCGACGATCATCAATTCACTCAGGCTGCGCCAGGGCAAGGGCCAGCCGATCCGCGCCGACGGGCCGCAGACGCATTTCAAGAAGGCCGGCACGCCGACCATGGGCGGCCTGATGATCCTGTCCGGCATCATCGGCTCGTCGCTGCTGTGGGCGAACCTGTCGAGCATCTATGTCTGGGTGGTGCTTTTGGTGACGCTCGGCTTCGGCTCGATCGGCTTCTACGACGACTATCTGAAGGTGACCAAGCAGTCGCATCTCGGCTTTTCCGGCAAGGCAAGGCTGGCGCTTGAATTCGTCATCGCCGGCATCGCCGCCTGGGCGATCATGCACAACGGCCAGGCGCCGTTCTCGTCGTCGCTGACGTTCCCCTTCGCCAAGGAATTCATCATCAACCTCGGCTGGTTCTTCATTCCGTTCTCCTGCTTCGTCATCGTCGGCGCCGGCAACGCGGTGAACCTGACCGACGGCCTCGACGGACTTGCGATCGTGCCGATCATGATCGCGGCGGCGTCGTTCGGCGTCATTGCCTATCTCTCCGGCAACGCGGTGTTCGCCGAATATCTGCAGATCCATTTCGTGCCGGGCACCGGCGAACTGGCGGTCGTGCTTGGCGCCGTCATCGGCGCCGGCCTCGGCTTCCTCTGGTTCAACGCGCCGCCGGCGGCGATCTTCATGGGCGATACCGGCTCGCTGGCCATGGGTGGCCTGATCGGCACCGTCGCCGTCGCCACCAAGCACGAGATCGTGCTGGTCATCGTCGGCGGGCTGTTTGTCGTGGAAATCCTGTCGGTCATCATCCAGGTCGGCTACTTCAAGATGACCGGCAAGCGGGTGTTCCTGATGGCGCCGATCCACCATCACTTCGAAAAGCTCGGCTGGACCGAAAGCCAGGTGGTGATCCGTTTCTGGATCATCGCCGTCATCCTGGCGCTGGTCGGCCTCTCCACCCTCAAGCTCAGGTAG
- the murD gene encoding UDP-N-acetylmuramoyl-L-alanine--D-glutamate ligase has protein sequence MIPAASFAGKRVSLFGLGGSGIATARALIEGGAEVLAWDDNPDSVAKAAATGIETADLRGADWAKFSAFVLSPGVPLTHPKPHWTVELARGAGVEVIGDIELFCRERTLSAPAAPFIGITGTNGKSTTTALTAHILKSAGRDTQMGGNIGRAVMTLDPPKPDRHYVVECSSYQIDLAPSINPTAGILLNLTPDHLDRHGTMQHYASIKERLVAGSETAIIGIDDSWCAQIAERLERAGRQVIRISKRLPLTDGYFADGSNLMEAVHGRYSRVAFLEGIGSLRGQHNAQNALAAVAACLRVGLELGEIQSGLESFPGLAHRMEQVGRKDHVLFINDSKATNADAAAPALSSFNRIYWIAGGLPKEGGIEPLRGFFPRIAKAYLIGEAAPAFSATLGEAVPYEISGTLAAAVEHAARDAARDDSGEAVVLLSPACASFDQFKNFEVRGEAFRQAANAIEGVKPIGGAR, from the coding sequence TTGATCCCCGCCGCATCTTTCGCAGGCAAGCGCGTTTCGCTCTTCGGGCTCGGTGGCTCGGGGATCGCGACCGCGCGGGCATTGATCGAGGGTGGCGCGGAGGTGCTGGCCTGGGACGACAATCCCGACAGTGTCGCCAAGGCGGCCGCCACCGGCATTGAAACCGCCGATCTGCGCGGCGCCGACTGGGCGAAATTCTCGGCCTTCGTGCTGTCGCCGGGCGTGCCGCTGACACATCCCAAGCCGCATTGGACGGTGGAGCTGGCGCGCGGCGCCGGTGTCGAGGTGATCGGCGACATCGAACTGTTCTGCCGCGAACGCACGCTCAGTGCGCCGGCAGCTCCCTTCATCGGGATAACGGGCACCAACGGCAAGTCGACGACGACCGCACTGACGGCGCATATTCTCAAATCGGCGGGCCGCGACACGCAGATGGGCGGCAATATCGGCCGCGCGGTGATGACGCTCGATCCGCCGAAGCCCGATCGCCACTATGTCGTGGAATGCTCGTCCTACCAGATCGACCTTGCACCCTCGATCAACCCGACGGCCGGCATCCTGCTCAACCTGACGCCCGACCATCTCGACCGCCACGGCACCATGCAGCACTACGCCTCGATCAAGGAGCGGCTGGTGGCGGGCAGCGAGACGGCGATCATCGGCATCGACGATTCCTGGTGCGCGCAGATCGCCGAACGGCTGGAACGGGCAGGGCGGCAGGTCATCCGCATCTCCAAGCGGCTGCCTTTGACCGACGGCTATTTCGCCGACGGCAGCAATTTGATGGAAGCCGTGCACGGCCGCTACAGCCGGGTCGCCTTCCTCGAAGGCATCGGTTCGCTGCGCGGCCAGCACAATGCGCAGAACGCGCTTGCCGCGGTCGCCGCGTGCCTCCGGGTCGGGCTGGAGCTTGGCGAGATCCAGTCGGGGCTGGAAAGCTTCCCAGGCCTCGCGCATCGCATGGAGCAGGTCGGCCGCAAGGACCATGTGCTGTTCATCAACGATTCCAAGGCGACCAATGCCGATGCGGCGGCGCCCGCCCTGTCGAGCTTCAACCGCATCTACTGGATCGCCGGCGGGCTGCCCAAGGAAGGCGGCATCGAGCCGCTGCGCGGCTTCTTTCCGCGCATCGCCAAGGCCTACCTGATCGGCGAGGCGGCGCCCGCCTTCTCGGCGACGCTGGGCGAGGCGGTGCCCTATGAGATATCGGGCACGCTGGCCGCAGCCGTCGAACACGCCGCGCGTGATGCGGCCAGGGACGACAGCGGCGAGGCGGTGGTGCTGTTGTCGCCGGCCTGCGCCAGTTTCGACCAGTTCAAGAATTTCGAAGTCCGCGGCGAAGCCTTCAGGCAAGCTGCGAATGCTATCGAGGGCGTGAAACCCATCGGAGGGGCACGATAA
- the ftsW gene encoding putative lipid II flippase FtsW has protein sequence MQSRLDKSPVATWWWTIDRWFLAAFLSLMGLGIVLSFAASPAVAERIGLDSFHFATRQIIFTVPALGVMLAVSFLDSRQIRRMALIMLCLMLVLMVAVLYIGIEVKGARRWVSIAGLSIQPSEFLKPAFVIMCAWLFAEHKRQPDIPGNLFAMLLLVLVVSLLVAQPDLGQTMLTTGTWGIMFFMAGLPWLWIIVLGAAGVGGVFAAYTVFPHVALRIDKFLTGEGDTFQVDMGRDALINGGWFGVGPGEGTVKRVIPDSHADFVFSVAGEEFGLIMCFFIMSIFAFIVLRGLNTALKEHDDFTRYAVGGLVTVFGLQAVINMCVNLQLVPAKGMTLPFISYGGSSQIAIAISMGMVLALTRKRPEKRKQMGFTLPQRAMPAE, from the coding sequence ATGCAGAGCCGTCTCGACAAAAGCCCGGTTGCAACCTGGTGGTGGACGATCGATCGCTGGTTCCTGGCGGCATTCCTGTCGCTGATGGGGCTCGGCATCGTCTTGTCCTTCGCCGCCAGCCCGGCGGTGGCCGAACGGATCGGTCTCGACAGCTTCCACTTCGCCACCAGGCAGATCATCTTCACCGTGCCGGCGCTCGGCGTGATGCTGGCCGTGTCCTTCCTCGATTCCCGGCAGATCCGTCGCATGGCACTGATCATGCTATGCCTGATGCTGGTGCTGATGGTGGCGGTGCTCTACATCGGCATCGAGGTGAAGGGCGCGCGGCGCTGGGTGTCGATTGCCGGCCTGTCGATCCAGCCGTCGGAATTCCTCAAGCCGGCCTTCGTCATCATGTGCGCCTGGCTGTTCGCCGAACACAAGCGCCAGCCCGACATTCCCGGCAATCTGTTCGCCATGCTGCTCCTAGTGCTGGTCGTGTCGCTGCTGGTGGCGCAGCCGGATCTCGGCCAGACCATGTTGACGACCGGCACCTGGGGCATCATGTTCTTCATGGCGGGGCTGCCATGGCTGTGGATCATCGTGCTGGGCGCGGCCGGCGTAGGCGGCGTCTTCGCCGCCTATACGGTGTTCCCGCACGTTGCCTTGCGCATCGACAAGTTCCTCACCGGCGAAGGCGATACGTTCCAGGTCGACATGGGACGCGACGCCCTGATCAACGGCGGCTGGTTCGGCGTCGGGCCGGGCGAGGGCACCGTCAAGCGGGTCATTCCGGACAGCCATGCCGACTTCGTGTTCTCGGTCGCGGGCGAGGAATTCGGGCTGATCATGTGCTTCTTCATCATGTCGATCTTCGCCTTCATCGTGCTGCGCGGCCTCAACACGGCGCTCAAGGAACATGACGATTTCACCCGTTATGCGGTCGGCGGCCTGGTCACCGTGTTCGGCCTGCAGGCGGTCATCAACATGTGCGTCAACCTGCAACTGGTGCCGGCCAAGGGCATGACATTGCCCTTCATCTCCTATGGCGGCTCCTCGCAGATCGCCATCGCCATCTCGATGGGCATGGTGCTGGCGCTGACGCGCAAGCGGCCGGAAAAGCGCAAGCAAATGGGCTTTACGCTGCCGCAGCGCGCGATGCCGGCGGAGTGA